A segment of the Flavobacterium azooxidireducens genome:
TGTAAGGCTTCGGAAAAACCGGGCATAACAATACTAAAAGCAACCATTTTATCATTTTTATCCACTATAAACAGGATATATTCCGGATTAACAAACGGAATGTATTTCTTTTTAAAATATTCCTTTTGCCTTTCGGAAACAGCCACAAACGAAGCTAGTTTTTCATAACTTGAATTGAACAAATCAAACATTTTGTCCACATAAGGAAGAATGTCTTTTGTGTTTGTAAAAGTGAGTGCTTTTAATTCATAACGCTTTTGAATCAATTCGCTGGCTTTCATAAAAGTATCCGGATTTACATTTGAAAACGAAAATACACTTTCAAAATATTCCTTTTCTCTCACATAGCCCAGTTGTTCCAAATGATCTTTATAATAAGGATAATTATACCATGTTATCATCGAACCCAAACGATCGAAACCTTCGGTTAAAACGCCCACTTTGTCTAGGTTTGAAAATCCCATTGGACCTTCAACATATTCTAAATTGTTTTTCCTGCCTAATTCATATACTTTCTCTAACAAAGCTTTGGTCACTTCAATATCATCAATCACATCCCACCAACCAAAACGCACTTTTCTTTTTTGTTGATTGTTTACTTCTTCCCAATTGATAATGGCAGCTATTCTTCCCACAATTTTATTTTCCTTATAGGCTAAATAAAAATAGGCTTCAGCATTGTCAAAAGCAGGATTTTCTTCTTTATTAAATGTTTCCAATTCATCCGAAATCAAAGGAGGAACCCAATACGGATGATTTTTGTATAACGAAAAAGGAAATTTAACGTAATCAGTAAGCAGTTTTTTTGAATTTGCTTCAATAATTTGTATCATATTATTCTCCTCCTTCTACTTCGTCAACACGTTTTTTCTTTTCTTTCTTATCTTTTTTCTTTTTATCCACTCTTTTTCCGCCATCCTCTTCACGTTCCATTTTTACAGGTTGATGTTTTTTATCAAAACGCCAAGAAACACCAACTCCGCCATATAAAATATCAGGAGTATCTTTAAAGTTTTTACTGATGGAAGCATCTACTTGCAAATTATCTTGAATTAAATAAGCAGAACCAATTCTAAAAATACTATCCGAATAATAGTCGCCTTTAATTCCTTGATTTTCAATAAATCCTGACCATTTTTGATTAAATCCACGAGTTAATGTTAGAATATAACCTAATGATTTATAATCGGTTGTAAATTTATCATAAAAAATATTGGTCACCATTACCCATCGAGTTCCAAAATGATTTTGAGCTATAATCATCACTTTCGGACTCATGCTTGGTTCATTTGGATATGCATAATCTTCATTAGCAAAACCCAAATTCATACCGGCATAAACCCCTACGGCTGGGATAAATTGTTTCCATTTGAATTTATGATTGGCTTTCCAACTGTATAAATTGGGTTTGTCTTCTCCTTTTTTAAACGGATCATAAATCAAATATTTTGCTCCAAAAGTTGTACTTCTGAATCCGCTTCTGGATGTTTCAACCAATGGTGAATAGTATTTGTCGAATTGGTATTTAAAATTTCCAATTACTTCCAATTGTTCAAAAAGGAATCCGTAACGAACGTCTAAATCAACTCCAAATCCGTTTGAATTGTATCGAGAGAGGTTGTGATCTTCTCTAATTCCATACAAACCGCTTTCCAATTGAAAAACATTTTTTCCAACCGAAAATGCCGCCATCGAGAGTCCGGGTCGGTTAGAATTTATCATATCTGTGTGCTGAGCCAGTAAACTTGAAAAGCTTAAGACCAATGCAAATTGAAGTAAATTTTGAATTTTTTTCATGGTAGTAATGAGGTTGAATTACTGATTAGAAACCAAAAATAAGACTTTTTATTATTTATTTAAGATTGTTAGTTTAATTTTGATTAACGTATTTCTTATTTTTACCAAAAATATTAATTATGCAAACAGCATCAGTACCTGGATTTATCAGAACAATTTTAATTATTGTTGGAATTTACTATGCTTTTAAGATTTTAGCTCGTTTATTAATGCCTTTCTTGTTAAGAAAAATGGTTCAAAAAGCCGAACAAAATTTTAAGCAACAAATGAATAATCCAAATCAAAATACAAGTCAATCACAAAATTCAGCTGCTTCATTTGAAAAACCGAAACCTAAAAAGCAAGTGGGTGAGTACATCGATTATGAAGAAGTGGAATAGTTTGTTTACTTTCGCTTAAATTTATATTTATTTTATAAAAAAACAGAATGAAGTATTTTCAGAAATTTCTTCCGCATCTTTTAGCATTTTTTGGTTTTGTGATTCTTTCACTAGTTTATTTTTATCCGGTTTTGCAAGGCAAACAAATTTCGCAATCGGATATTGTTCAATATACCGGAATGGCGAAAGAACAAAACGATTTTCGTGCTGAATTTAATGAAGAACCTTTTTGGACAAATTCCGCTTTTGGGGGAATGCCAACCTATCAATTGGGAGCAAAATACCCGCATAATTATGTGAAATCTGTCGATGGATTTTTACGTTTTCTTCCTCGCCCTGCGGATTATTTGTTTTTATATTTCCTAGGATTTTATATTCTTTTATGTGTTTTAAAAGTTGATCCGCTCAAAGCTTTTTTTGGAGCATTGGCTTTCGGATTTTCCACGTATCTTATTGTTATATTGGGTGTTGGACATAATGCCAAAGCTCATGCGATTGCCTATATGCCAATGGTGATTGCAGGCGTTTTATTGGTTTTTCAAAAGCGATTTATTGTTGGCGGATTGCTAACCATGATTGCTGCAGCTCTTGAAATTCAAGCGAATCACTTTCAAATGACGTATTATTTGTTGTTGTTGTTGATAGTGATTTCCGTTTATTATATTTATAAATTAATCAAAGCCAAAGAATTCAAAAACATCGGAATTGCTTTTGGCGTTTTTGCTATTGCGGGACTTTTAGCATTAGGAGCTAATGCCACCAATTTATTAGCTACAGCCGAATATACCGAATTTAGTACCAGAGGTAAAAATGAATTGACTATAGGTTTAGAAGGCGAAAAATTAGAAAATAGATCGGGGATGACCTACGAATACATCACCGAATATAGTTACGGAATTGCCGAAAGTTTTAATCTGATTGCACCGCGATTATTTGGAGGTGCTAGTAACGAAAAATTGGACAGATCTAGTAATTTGTATGAGTTTTTTGTTGGTTTAGGAGCTCCTGAAAGTGAAGCCTTGGATTATGCAAATGGAGCAAGTGTCTACTGGGGAGATCAAACTTATGTTGGTGCTCCGGCTTATATTGGAGCCATTGTGTTTTTTCTTTTTGTATTGGCAATGTTCACTGAAAAAAGAAAATTAAAATATGCTTTTTTAGTAGGAGCTATTTTTTCACTGATGCTTTCTTGGGGAAAAAATTTCCCGATATTAACCGACTTTTTTATTGATTATTTTCCGTTGTATAATAAATTTAGAGCGGTTTCTTCCATACAAGTCATCTTAGAATTATGTATTCCGGTTTTAGCTGTGTTGGGATTGTATTCATTTTTTAAACATGAAAAAGAAGAACAATGGAAAGCACTTTGGAAATCATCGGCAATCGCACTAGGTGTTTTAGCATTGTTATTTGTATGTAAAGGAATGTTTAATTTTTCTGCAGCAAGTGATGGTTATTTTAGACAAGCGTATGGTGAAATTGGTCAACCTTTTATCGATGCTTTGAAGGAAGATAGAAGAGCTATGTACACCTCCGATTTACTTCGTTCGATGGCGTTAATACTAGTTGCTTTTGCTCTTTTTTGGTTGTTTATTAA
Coding sequences within it:
- a CDS encoding GNAT family N-acetyltransferase, with the protein product MIQIIEANSKKLLTDYVKFPFSLYKNHPYWVPPLISDELETFNKEENPAFDNAEAYFYLAYKENKIVGRIAAIINWEEVNNQQKRKVRFGWWDVIDDIEVTKALLEKVYELGRKNNLEYVEGPMGFSNLDKVGVLTEGFDRLGSMITWYNYPYYKDHLEQLGYVREKEYFESVFSFSNVNPDTFMKASELIQKRYELKALTFTNTKDILPYVDKMFDLFNSSYEKLASFVAVSERQKEYFKKKYIPFVNPEYILFIVDKNDKMVAFSIVMPGFSEALQKANGRLFPFGFYHLLKAKKHSKEVLFYLIGIDPEYQNKGVTALVFREYYRVFKEKGITQCNRTPELEENNAIHNLWKNFNSVVDRKRRTYRIDL
- a CDS encoding transporter, which encodes MKKIQNLLQFALVLSFSSLLAQHTDMINSNRPGLSMAAFSVGKNVFQLESGLYGIREDHNLSRYNSNGFGVDLDVRYGFLFEQLEVIGNFKYQFDKYYSPLVETSRSGFRSTTFGAKYLIYDPFKKGEDKPNLYSWKANHKFKWKQFIPAVGVYAGMNLGFANEDYAYPNEPSMSPKVMIIAQNHFGTRWVMVTNIFYDKFTTDYKSLGYILTLTRGFNQKWSGFIENQGIKGDYYSDSIFRIGSAYLIQDNLQVDASISKNFKDTPDILYGGVGVSWRFDKKHQPVKMEREEDGGKRVDKKKKDKKEKKKRVDEVEGGE
- a CDS encoding DUF4834 family protein, whose translation is MQTASVPGFIRTILIIVGIYYAFKILARLLMPFLLRKMVQKAEQNFKQQMNNPNQNTSQSQNSAASFEKPKPKKQVGEYIDYEEVE
- a CDS encoding YfhO family protein gives rise to the protein MKYFQKFLPHLLAFFGFVILSLVYFYPVLQGKQISQSDIVQYTGMAKEQNDFRAEFNEEPFWTNSAFGGMPTYQLGAKYPHNYVKSVDGFLRFLPRPADYLFLYFLGFYILLCVLKVDPLKAFFGALAFGFSTYLIVILGVGHNAKAHAIAYMPMVIAGVLLVFQKRFIVGGLLTMIAAALEIQANHFQMTYYLLLLLIVISVYYIYKLIKAKEFKNIGIAFGVFAIAGLLALGANATNLLATAEYTEFSTRGKNELTIGLEGEKLENRSGMTYEYITEYSYGIAESFNLIAPRLFGGASNEKLDRSSNLYEFFVGLGAPESEALDYANGASVYWGDQTYVGAPAYIGAIVFFLFVLAMFTEKRKLKYAFLVGAIFSLMLSWGKNFPILTDFFIDYFPLYNKFRAVSSIQVILELCIPVLAVLGLYSFFKHEKEEQWKALWKSSAIALGVLALLFVCKGMFNFSAASDGYFRQAYGEIGQPFIDALKEDRRAMYTSDLLRSMALILVAFALFWLFIKEKLSQTLAVILVGTLMVLDLCVIDKNYVNADDFVNARQVNQPFQPTQADLQILEDKDPNFRVFEPSQGMASGRTSYFHKAIGGYSAVKPQRIQQLYDYQIANNNIQVLNMLNVKYVIQTTEEGQPIPLQNPNVNGNAWFVSNVKVVQNADEEISALDSLDTKNDVVVDKEFMKSVSSKSFVKDSLATITLEEYKPNYLKYTSQNSNKGLAVFSEIYYPKGWKITIDGKETEQIRANFVLRALEIPAGKHTIEFKFEPEVVKKGSSIALFSSIGMLLLLVGGIYFETKKK